The following nucleotide sequence is from Takifugu flavidus isolate HTHZ2018 chromosome 4, ASM371156v2, whole genome shotgun sequence.
AGAAACACAGCCACAAACTTGCATTTCCAGTTCTTTTCATTGAAAAAAGTCATGCAGATAATACAGCACAGATTTCCAGCCCAAATCACTGGAAGGGGTAAAGCAggaaaccaacaaaaaaaattccATTCTTTCCTGGTTTGTATTGAccttaaatgtttaaatggaATATTTCCTTGTGGCTTTGGTGTTTTCACATGAAACGCAGAGCGTGAATAAAACACAGAGCAAATTCCCCTAAAACGTTTGGGGTAAAACATCTTTGACGCACGAGtcagtttgtgttttaaagAATCAATGTGATCAGAGGCATTTAAAAAAGGTCCAACTAAATGCTATAACAGtactcaaaataaaaaaaagtgtgtctTAAAGGAGCATGCAAAGATTGCACCTCATCCCTCCAGTGCTCGGAATCAGAGCCAAGTCCATTTGGCATCCCATTAGGTGGACACCCAGCCCAAGTGATTATCATTCCAGTGCAGCTTTTGGTTTGAATCAAAATGCGCACTAGACTGAAAACGTTATAGCTTGTCATGTAAACGCCTCCGATGCATCTCAGAAATATATcgtgtgatttttttaaatctccctTTAAAGCCACAATGGAGCATTTTTAAATGGGATGTTTTGTGTTTAATCGTCAGTTTAATCCATTTTTTAAGTTACTTTTTTAATTTGCAGTCAGTCCGTTAAAACAATTCCTACTCCCGTCAGGTGATGTGAGTTCATTCTTTAAAAACAGATGCTAAAACTTTAAagccttgttttttttccccttcaccaTTAATGATAAAAAATGTGATGAAAAGTGTATAAACttattaaaagacaaaaataggGATTGGAATTTCCTGACTTGACTAAATGCTGCACGATCCAACATCCACTCTGATTAGCGGCCTGGTGTCAACCAGTTCCTCCACGTCGAGCCAGTTTCCTCCTCAGAGCCGCTCgttcaacaggaagtgagtgaagAGTCAAACGCACTCACGCCGCCGCAGGTCAACACTCCCActccggaaaaaaaaaaaaaaaaagtgggacTATTTAAGCTTCATCATAAGGCCTGTCCCAGGCTGACGGTCCTTCTCTGCTCAGAACCCGTGACTTTCCCCTTTGACCCCATCCTGAGCGTTTGTAGTCAGGCCATGGTGAGGAAAACACACCAACACGTCCCCTCAGACcactggaaatgaaaaaaaagccacaataaGGAAGTGTGAAATGACCTCAAGGTCAAGATACCACCAGTACCGCTCTCAGAAGGGTGGAAGGATACGCCGTGCTTCTTTGGGCAATAGTGATGCGCCTGTCTCCGCCTGCGACACTCTTGTCTCCACCAGCAACTGCACAAGGACACAAGGAAAAGTGTGCTAGCTGACCGGAGGGAACGGGTGCGTATCGTACGGCGGTACTCACTGCAGCAGCATGCACAGAAGCATGACCAGAACACACCCGATCACGCACAACACCAGAACCGTTGTGACCGTCTGTTTGTGGTTTGTTGCGACCACGGCGAGCAGGTCTGCGTGCTCACACCTCATCCCGATGAAGCCTGGGTGGCACCTGCATCAGGGGTAGAAGGCAGtaagtgtgtttacatgcttGCAAGTGCACCAAATTCCTTACAGGAAATGCACGTGGTCGCCGTCGCTCAGCTAGAATCGGCCCAGCGAGTCGATTTACAAAAGCACGTGGACGGTGAGCTAGCCTATGGATCTGTGAGGGCATTTATATTTCCTTGATCTGGAAGCAGAAGTGCCTGCTGCATGTAGTAGTGACCGGTGGGAACCTAACGAAGTATTTTGCCACGGCAAACGTATTTTTGGAACAACAGAGAGACCGCCACGATGCTGAGTCAGCACTGCTTTAGCTACGGCTGCCCCCTCGCTTGCTGACTCCTTTATGGATTGTTGTGGTGAGATGTAAAAGGTCAACCGGTGTGGCTCAAGGTCAACAAATTAAAACAGTGCAAATCCTCACCTAGCGGGGTGCGGGGGGGCTTTACTACACCCATAATCAGGCTACTGCAACCTGCGTCGTGGACTGAAAGCCTGGTTGCATAAACTATTAGCCAACCGCGTAGTCCGATTTAGATGAGCATGTAAACGCATGTGCCGAGTCACGCCGGCGAAAGGTTTACACAGTGAAGTCACAACTTACACACACGCAGGCGTCTCCTCCAGGATCAGGAACCGACAGGAGCCGTGGAAGCAGAAATGGCGGTGAGAGTCTGGACACTCGTCGAAATGGGCCCGGACAGCCGCAGCCACAAACTCTGTCGGGTTTTAGGACAGGGAAGCGTTAGGGGTCGTGTTTTAAGATTCACATGTCACGTTTCCTAAAATCCAATGAATACAAGTTTATACAAGAATATGAGACCGCAGCTCTTTAATAAGAAGGTCAGAGGCTGCCGAGACTGGAAACATTAGCCCGCTCTACAGCCTAAAGCTAACATCCACACCAGCAGCCGTACTCTGAAACCTTTGTTTTCAGGGTTGGCAACACTCTCCATAACATAGGCTGCAAACCAACACCTTTAGTTCACCCACATTAGGGCCCAGGACAGAGGGAAAAATGTCCCTCCGGGAGCAACGACTGAAATTCAAACCCTTGAGCACCTTTCCCAGTTTTCATTCCAAAATATCAGATGAGGCACGCAGACAAAACATGACATTTCTTATTAACCCGTATAGACGGGCAAATACCAACATAAGTGAGGGAGACAACAGCCCGTGTTGtcccagcagcagagacagatgcACAGTGGGACATTCACACATATCCAGACGGTTGCGTTGCAACCCACGTCACACACTCCATTCCATCGGTGAATTACCTTCTGGGCTGCGTGCTACGTGTATTGTCTCCTGTCCTCAGACTCTGTGAAAGCCCTCTGTTGTCCCCGAGGCATCTGTCCCGCGTTGCAGATGACAACTGGAATCTGCCCAAAGGACTTTTTCCCCTCAATGTACTGTAAATAATTTGTAGCTGCCTGCTGCCCTGATCAATAATCTgagctgtctgcctgtgtccGTGCACCTCACTGTGGCAGGAACTACTTTACGTGGCGTACTTGAACCTACTTTTTACTGGAGTTGCAGTTGTTGTTGAAGTATTCGAATCCCCGGCGTGGACGGTGTCAGCGGCGTTGTCGGCTCCCGCTGCCGTCATATTTCCCAGATCAGCTCCTGATGACGGGAAGAACCCTGAGGGGAAGGGAAATACGTCCACGTTCAACTCTGGGAAGGTTGAGGAGCAACGCGGATGGTCAACGCGGATTCCTCGGCATAGGAAGTGTCGGCGCTCACGTCCAGCCGGCGTGGGGACGCCTGCCGCTGTCGCCGCAGGGTTGCTGGTTGAGGTACTGAGCGCGGCAGTGAAGGTGTTTTCAGTGGGAATTCTGGCCTCCGTTGCTCCCATGCTGCTCGGCTCTGCTCCCGTTGCAAAGAGGAAACCTAAAGGAAGGGAAATATCACTATTAATTGTTTAAATGTGACAGAAATGAGAGGACAAACTGGCAGGAGGCGTGTGTACTTTGAACCGGAGGGACGTTATCCACGGTGGCTACAGTTGTGGGTGGACCCGCGTCTCCCGCTGCCccagaggtgctgctggaggcctgTGGTGGTTTGACCACCGTGGAGTTGCTCGGCCCCGCTCCTAACGTGAACAAGGAACCTGCAGGTGGGAAGAGAGTCACCTATCTGAGCGAACCGGCCCAGAACACCGGCGTGCACGTGAGTCGCTCCCTGGGTAGCAACAGGGTCAAACGTCCACTGAAAGGATGAGGCCACTATAAATACAGCAGGACTATttccagacagcagccacagctacaAATGTGCACGTGTCCCTATAGATTATCATTTACAAATTTAGATCCTCACTTTTAAACTGCTTATTATTTAATGGTGCAAATGGTGGTTTTATGTAACAATATTACTTAAAAATCAAACAATTAGCCTGATAATAGATATATGCCCTTGGAAATATCAGTGTTTATGATTTTGCTATAGCAAAAATAGGTACCAGTTGTGCAAAtcggggggggaaagggggttTATTTTAATTACGCTGCGTTGTTAATGAATTCATCTTATTGTGAAGACCAGAGGTTAAGAACTGAACGTTTAcgggttgttgtttgtttaatgTGATACTTTTCTGGAGTCGATGGAATCTTTTACTCACCGCTGATGAGAAAAATTGTGTCCCAGAACATCCGAGTCATCATCGCGACGAACTTCAGCAAACTGACGCTCCCTGacacgcgtgcgtgtgtccgGAATTAAAGCATGTTGAAGAGGGAGGCTGCAGGCTGGGCAACACGGGCAACATTTAATCTACCGGTCTGACACGCGCACAACAATCACACGCACGTAcaacacgcgcacgcacgctgCAAACCGCGTTGGAGGTTTTTGGGCGTTCGGTATCAAAAACAGAAAGTTTCTCCGTGAGGATGTCTGGTCCTTTAACCTGACTGTGGGCAATTGAGGAAAGTCGACTAATCCTGTCAGAGGCAGGCAAttagagggaggagggggaggaagaggaggagggggaggaggaggaagagggggaggaagaggagggggaggaagaagagggggaggaagaggagggtgaggaagaggaagaggagggggaggaggaagaagaggaggaggaagtgattaTTCAATAATATTCAATAATAATCCGACTGAGTAAAAGTATATTATGCTTGATTCTTGGGTTTAAAAGGAttagcttttttctttttaatttaatttcaatttttCATTGAAAATAATTAACTTCTGACTTTTTTAGCCATCGtttttccagtgtgtgtgtgtgtgtgtgtgtgagagagacagacagacagacagacagacagacagacagacagacagacagacagacagaggctcTGGATCCCGGGTAAAGGCTCTGACCTGGATCTGACTCCACAGCGCCACCCACTGGTAGAATCCTTCCACCTCTTctcaaagaaagaaacaatgcAAAAAATTCAAGGTGCGTTCAACCGCCCCCCGAAGTGAAAATCTCAACTAATTTGCTTTATATCCTCACAGGAAGGTTTTATTCTATTTCCAGAGCTTTTT
It contains:
- the tgfa gene encoding protransforming growth factor alpha, giving the protein MMTRMFWDTIFLISGSLFTLGAGPSNSTVVKPPQASSSTSGAAGDAGPPTTVATVDNVPPVQSFLFATGAEPSSMGATEARIPTENTFTAALSTSTSNPAATAAGVPTPAGRFFPSSGADLGNMTAAGADNAADTVHAGDSNTSTTTATPVKKFVAAAVRAHFDECPDSHRHFCFHGSCRFLILEETPACVCHPGFIGMRCEHADLLAVVATNHKQTVTTVLVLCVIGCVLVMLLCMLLHCWWRQECRRRRQAHHYCPKKHGVSFHPSESVV